In one window of Prevotella fusca JCM 17724 DNA:
- a CDS encoding L-cysteine desulfidase family protein codes for MLETNIREQIIELIHQQVVPAVGCTEPMAVALCTARATELLGQKPEQISVLLSANILKNAMGVGIPGTGMIGLPIAIALGSLIGKSEYQLEVIKDLTPVTLEAGKKFISENRIDVKLKDGITEKLYIEVSCEAEGHRATAVISGTHTNVVLEEKDGTVLLDKMQPSAAAVEKAPLCLNLRTVWEFATTTPIDEIEFIMEAKRYNLRAAAEAVKGNYGHCLGKIMDRPLSRGIFGNSIFSHVIAKTASACDARMGGALIPVMSNSGSGNQGICATNPVAVFAKENENTREELIRALILSHLTAIYIKQSLGALSALCGCVVASIGSSCGITYLMGGDYVNVCHSVKNMIANLTGMICDGAKPSCSLKISSGVSTAILSATLSMEGKHVTAAEGIIDEDVDKSIRNLTSIGKEAMCNTDDMVLNIMTHKCN; via the coding sequence ATGCTTGAGACGAACATTAGAGAACAGATTATCGAATTGATACACCAGCAGGTGGTACCTGCCGTAGGTTGTACAGAGCCAATGGCTGTAGCATTGTGTACTGCACGTGCTACGGAGTTGTTAGGTCAGAAGCCAGAGCAGATAAGCGTTTTGCTCTCTGCTAATATTCTGAAGAATGCAATGGGCGTTGGTATTCCGGGCACGGGAATGATAGGCTTGCCTATCGCTATTGCCCTCGGTTCCTTGATAGGCAAGTCGGAATATCAGTTGGAGGTTATCAAGGATCTTACGCCAGTGACGTTGGAAGCTGGCAAGAAATTCATCAGTGAGAACAGGATTGATGTCAAACTGAAGGACGGAATTACCGAGAAACTGTATATAGAAGTAAGCTGTGAGGCTGAAGGACACCGTGCGACAGCTGTCATCAGCGGCACGCATACGAATGTTGTCCTTGAGGAGAAGGATGGTACAGTCCTGCTCGATAAGATGCAACCCAGTGCTGCAGCGGTTGAAAAAGCACCACTCTGTCTGAATCTCAGAACGGTGTGGGAGTTTGCAACAACTACGCCTATAGATGAAATAGAGTTTATCATGGAGGCGAAACGATACAACCTTCGTGCTGCAGCTGAGGCTGTAAAAGGAAACTATGGGCATTGTCTGGGTAAGATTATGGACCGCCCCTTGAGTCGTGGAATCTTCGGAAACAGCATTTTCTCGCACGTCATTGCGAAGACTGCTTCTGCCTGCGATGCCCGTATGGGTGGTGCCTTGATTCCTGTGATGAGCAACAGCGGTTCGGGAAATCAGGGTATCTGTGCAACCAATCCTGTGGCTGTCTTTGCCAAGGAGAATGAGAATACACGTGAGGAACTTATCCGTGCACTTATCTTGAGTCATCTTACGGCTATCTATATCAAGCAGAGTCTCGGAGCACTGTCAGCCCTTTGCGGATGCGTGGTGGCAAGTATCGGGTCCAGCTGCGGTATCACTTATCTGATGGGAGGTGATTATGTCAATGTCTGCCATTCGGTAAAGAACATGATAGCCAACCTTACGGGTATGATTTGCGATGGTGCGAAGCCAAGTTGTTCACTGAAGATTTCATCCGGGGTTTCAACGGCTATTCTTTCAGCCACACTCTCTATGGAAGGCAAGCACGTGACGGCAGCCGAGGGAATCATTGATGAAGACGTTGATAAGTCTATCCGAAACCTCACAAGCATAGGTAAGGAAGCGATGTGCAACACCGATGATATGGTGCTGAATATCATGACGCATAAGTGCAATTAA
- a CDS encoding tetratricopeptide repeat protein: protein MMKNVLYFILLTFFLYSCHTDYRSKINNAILSGDDELAISYLDKAIEDDPSTEFLYMRADCEMKVGKYENALRDYERLLQPYSTEKQDVDSYIDISKDSSVNINSIYEKQLSAYYHLGRMDAAERKFAQLSPYFEYHDSNGQADYWNGMIAKKKGHMGDAYCYLHNASKKGNTNAFAEFKKIAKDTGRPSEIPSEVDSTGMEIQFTDGTKWHFGKQREETQEPVKVEKKQIAVDYLKKYILMNHLNRNALKYIPGMRNKEKKPATICLAYFQNKIIQIIKLPNGNQLPETLLKKHDVCSNDYASPSKPLLLDVWVLKYQNAQGEKTCELYLI from the coding sequence ATGATGAAAAATGTGTTATACTTTATTTTACTGACCTTCTTTCTATATAGTTGTCATACTGATTATAGAAGCAAAATCAACAACGCCATTCTAAGTGGTGATGACGAGTTGGCTATAAGCTATTTAGACAAAGCAATAGAAGACGACCCATCTACAGAGTTCTTATATATGCGGGCTGATTGTGAGATGAAAGTCGGCAAGTATGAAAATGCTCTCCGTGATTACGAAAGACTACTCCAGCCCTACTCTACTGAAAAGCAAGACGTTGATTCATATATTGATATAAGCAAGGACAGCAGCGTCAACATCAATTCCATATACGAAAAACAGTTATCCGCCTACTATCATTTAGGAAGAATGGATGCTGCAGAAAGGAAGTTTGCCCAATTATCGCCTTACTTTGAATATCATGATTCGAATGGACAGGCAGACTATTGGAATGGGATGATTGCCAAAAAGAAAGGGCACATGGGCGATGCATATTGCTATCTCCACAATGCTTCAAAAAAGGGCAATACAAATGCTTTTGCAGAATTCAAGAAAATAGCAAAGGATACGGGGAGACCTTCAGAAATACCTTCTGAAGTTGATTCTACAGGAATGGAGATTCAATTTACAGATGGGACAAAATGGCATTTTGGTAAACAAAGGGAAGAAACACAGGAACCTGTGAAAGTAGAAAAGAAGCAGATTGCAGTAGATTATCTGAAAAAGTATATCTTAATGAACCACTTGAACAGGAATGCACTTAAATACATCCCGGGAATGCGCAACAAGGAAAAAAAGCCAGCTACAATCTGTTTAGCTTATTTCCAAAATAAAATAATACAGATAATAAAACTGCCCAATGGTAATCAGTTGCCCGAAACGCTCCTTAAAAAACATGATGTATGTTCGAATGACTATGCCTCGCCGAGCAAGCCTCTGCTTTTGGACGTATGGGTCCTGAAATACCAAAATGCGCAGGGAGAAAAGACATGTGAACTATATCTCATTTAA
- the ribD gene encoding bifunctional diaminohydroxyphosphoribosylaminopyrimidine deaminase/5-amino-6-(5-phosphoribosylamino)uracil reductase RibD, which translates to MKQEETDEKHMRRCLQLARNGQLLAKPNPMVGAVIVSKDGRIIGEGYHVCCGKGHAEVNAFASVKQEDEPLLHEATIYVSLEPCSHHGKTPPCADLIISKGVRRVVCGCIDPFAEVQGRGVKKIREAGIEVTVGVLEKECMELNKRFIIYHTHKRPYVILKWAQVKRVTANTLSNTPTNTLSNTPASPSPSPLPHREGSEHRDSPDDLSIINGSQDEITAREKKTSVAYIGNLPGKDYQPLIISTPFTKMLVHKMRAENDAILVGKTTEELEHPQLTVREWSGPNPEKIVLTSQPTKEGEYATPAEILSHLYKEKKQSLIVEGGAKTLQSFIDAGLWDEIRIETAPFMVSKGIEAPQLPANLRITRTEQYVNTIVTHERE; encoded by the coding sequence ATGAAACAAGAAGAAACTGACGAAAAACATATGCGTCGCTGCCTGCAACTGGCACGTAACGGACAGCTGCTTGCCAAGCCTAACCCGATGGTCGGAGCGGTCATTGTGAGCAAGGATGGCAGGATTATCGGTGAGGGCTACCACGTATGCTGTGGCAAAGGACACGCTGAAGTAAACGCCTTTGCCTCTGTAAAGCAAGAGGACGAGCCTTTGCTGCACGAAGCAACAATATACGTCAGTCTTGAACCCTGCTCTCATCATGGCAAAACACCTCCCTGTGCCGACCTGATTATCAGCAAGGGTGTGCGTCGTGTGGTATGCGGTTGCATCGACCCCTTTGCCGAAGTGCAAGGACGTGGAGTGAAGAAGATTCGCGAAGCTGGGATAGAAGTGACCGTGGGGGTATTGGAAAAAGAGTGTATGGAACTGAACAAACGGTTTATTATTTACCATACACACAAACGCCCGTATGTGATATTGAAGTGGGCACAGGTAAAAAGAGTAACAGCTAACACACTATCCAACACGCCAACAAACACACTATCCAACACACCAGCCAGCCCCTCTCCCTCACCCCTCCCCCATAGGGAGGGGAGTGAACACCGAGATTCCCCTGATGATCTGAGTATTATAAATGGTAGCCAAGATGAAATAACGGCTCGTGAGAAAAAAACTTCTGTGGCGTACATTGGCAACTTGCCTGGCAAAGATTATCAGCCATTGATTATCTCAACGCCCTTCACTAAAATGTTAGTGCATAAGATGAGGGCAGAAAACGATGCGATACTCGTTGGCAAAACAACGGAAGAACTGGAGCATCCACAGCTGACGGTGAGGGAATGGAGCGGTCCGAACCCTGAAAAAATAGTCCTGACAAGCCAGCCGACAAAGGAGGGAGAATACGCAACACCTGCCGAAATACTGTCGCATCTCTATAAGGAAAAGAAGCAAAGTCTCATCGTGGAAGGGGGTGCAAAGACTTTACAGAGCTTTATTGATGCAGGACTATGGGACGAGATACGCATAGAGACAGCACCGTTCATGGTCAGCAAAGGCATAGAAGCCCCACAACTCCCTGCAAACTTACGTATTACAAGAACAGAACAATATGTAAACACCATCGTAACCCACGAACGGGAATAA
- the prmC gene encoding peptide chain release factor N(5)-glutamine methyltransferase: MTYQDLWHRLAHLYDDGEAQAIIRLVLEVQFGITLTDIYTGKVNELSREAEEELEKIISRLERSEPVQYVLGRETFCGRTFHVAPGVLIPRPETEVLCRWIEEDYNRPCCALQPPAPLQMLDVGTGSGCIAVTLAADVYNSSVTAWDISGDALLIARENVHQWQVRVELKMEDALHPSASAMQQKYDVIVSNPPYICDKERTDMAGNVLAYEPETALFVPDDDPLRFYRAIAEYGVQALSEEGALYFETNPLYINNVKEMLSELGYKRIELREDQFGKLRFTKAIRP; this comes from the coding sequence ATGACATACCAAGATTTATGGCACAGACTCGCTCACTTGTACGATGACGGTGAGGCACAAGCAATCATTCGGCTTGTGCTGGAGGTGCAGTTTGGCATCACGCTGACCGATATTTATACGGGCAAAGTTAATGAATTATCCCGAGAAGCGGAGGAGGAATTAGAGAAAATCATCTCCCGTCTGGAGCGTTCAGAACCGGTGCAGTATGTCCTGGGGCGTGAAACCTTTTGTGGACGCACGTTCCATGTGGCTCCGGGTGTACTGATACCACGCCCGGAAACGGAGGTGCTGTGCCGTTGGATAGAGGAGGATTACAACCGTCCTTGTTGCGCTTTGCAGCCTCCTGCACCCCTTCAGATGCTGGATGTGGGGACGGGTAGCGGCTGTATTGCCGTCACGCTGGCTGCTGATGTATATAATTCATCTGTTACGGCGTGGGATATATCAGGTGATGCGCTGCTCATTGCACGTGAGAATGTACACCAATGGCAGGTTCGTGTAGAATTGAAGATGGAGGATGCGCTCCATCCTTCGGCTTCGGCAATGCAGCAGAAGTATGATGTCATTGTCAGCAATCCGCCTTATATCTGCGACAAGGAACGGACAGACATGGCAGGAAATGTACTTGCGTATGAACCGGAAACAGCCCTTTTTGTGCCAGATGATGACCCGTTGCGTTTCTATCGGGCAATAGCTGAATACGGTGTGCAGGCATTGTCGGAGGAGGGTGCACTCTATTTCGAGACCAATCCATTGTATATTAATAATGTAAAGGAGATGTTAAGCGAATTAGGTTATAAGCGGATAGAACTGCGTGAAGACCAGTTCGGCAAATTACGTTTCACAAAAGCCATCCGACCATGA
- a CDS encoding regulatory protein RecX, giving the protein MIQKRPIQEPQALKKLADLCAKGEHCSGDMLEKMRKWGLSEEAQARIMEKLITLHYVDDSRYTEFFVHDKIRYNKWGRRKIEQALWMKKVDSAISLPILDAVEDEEYLEVLRPLLASKYRTIKAESDYERSMKLIKFAMGRGFTMDLIRKCIDEGVVDADGDVDFVDDETAD; this is encoded by the coding sequence ATGATACAGAAACGACCTATACAGGAACCTCAGGCGCTGAAGAAACTTGCCGACTTGTGTGCAAAAGGCGAACATTGTTCTGGCGATATGCTGGAGAAGATGCGTAAATGGGGGCTCTCGGAAGAGGCGCAGGCACGCATAATGGAGAAGCTGATAACGCTGCATTACGTTGATGACAGCCGTTATACGGAGTTCTTCGTACATGATAAGATTCGCTATAACAAGTGGGGTAGGCGGAAGATTGAGCAGGCATTGTGGATGAAGAAAGTGGATAGCGCCATCTCTTTACCCATCCTCGATGCCGTTGAGGATGAAGAATACCTTGAGGTGTTGCGCCCGTTGTTAGCAAGTAAGTACCGAACCATTAAGGCAGAGAGCGATTACGAGCGTTCAATGAAACTGATAAAGTTTGCGATGGGACGTGGTTTCACGATGGACCTTATCAGGAAGTGTATAGATGAAGGGGTTGTTGATGCGGACGGGGATGTGGATTTCGTAGACGATGAAACAGCCGATTAG
- a CDS encoding ComF family protein, translating to MKQPISVLARLIDTLAPRSCTICGGRLTVTEEVVCACCNHNLPRTGYSKTAYDNRLVRLFWGRIPIEKGSAFFFYKPRSATSNLLYQLKYGGHPEIGERLGRIVAAELAQDGFFDGITALVPVPLARQREQERGYNQSVEIARGVSAETGIPVFDNVLKRITFHGSQTQKDRWERSENVEKAFRLLDSSAVSNQHLLLIDDVITSGATLVAAANELLKAVNVKVSVLSLGFADNDVT from the coding sequence ATGAAACAGCCGATTAGTGTACTTGCCCGCCTTATCGACACCCTTGCCCCTCGGTCGTGTACCATCTGTGGCGGGCGTCTGACCGTCACGGAGGAGGTGGTGTGTGCCTGTTGCAACCATAACCTTCCCCGCACGGGCTATTCCAAGACAGCCTATGATAACAGACTTGTGCGCCTGTTCTGGGGCAGGATTCCCATAGAGAAAGGCTCGGCTTTCTTCTTCTACAAACCCCGCTCTGCAACAAGTAACCTGCTTTATCAGCTCAAGTATGGCGGACATCCCGAGATCGGCGAACGCCTTGGGCGTATTGTCGCAGCCGAGTTGGCACAGGATGGCTTCTTCGATGGCATCACAGCTCTGGTTCCCGTGCCCCTTGCACGTCAGCGTGAGCAGGAGAGAGGATATAACCAAAGTGTGGAGATAGCCCGTGGTGTCAGTGCTGAAACGGGCATTCCTGTGTTTGACAACGTCCTCAAGCGTATAACCTTCCATGGCAGCCAGACGCAGAAAGACCGTTGGGAACGTAGTGAGAATGTGGAAAAGGCATTCCGTCTTCTTGATTCTTCTGCCGTAAGCAACCAGCATCTCCTGCTTATTGATGATGTCATCACCTCTGGTGCAACCCTCGTTGCAGCTGCCAATGAACTCCTCAAGGCTGTCAATGTTAAAGTTAGTGTCCTCTCATTAGGCTTTGCTGATAACGATGTGACTTAA
- a CDS encoding RNA polymerase sigma-70 factor, giving the protein MELSESLIILQLKRGNEHAYKYVFDTYLEQLRAVAKYYLHDDFTAESIVADVIFHLWEIRDNIEIHTSLQQYLVRSVRNRCLDQLKSVRFRYEQSISALPDGSCVDDRNSENDQPLNCLLVKELEQAIGEAIENLPTDCRRVFKMSRMEGKKNGDIANELSLSVNTVKYHMKNALRLLQRELG; this is encoded by the coding sequence ATGGAACTGAGTGAGTCCTTAATTATTCTGCAACTGAAGAGGGGGAATGAGCATGCGTACAAATATGTATTTGATACGTATCTTGAACAGTTGCGTGCTGTTGCGAAGTATTATCTGCATGATGACTTCACGGCAGAGAGTATTGTTGCCGATGTAATATTCCACCTTTGGGAAATACGTGACAATATAGAAATTCATACTTCTCTGCAGCAATATCTTGTCAGAAGTGTGCGCAATCGTTGTCTTGACCAGCTGAAATCTGTTCGGTTCCGTTATGAGCAAAGCATATCTGCCCTGCCTGACGGCAGTTGCGTGGATGATAGGAATTCCGAGAATGATCAGCCTCTGAACTGTCTGTTGGTGAAAGAACTTGAACAGGCTATCGGTGAAGCCATAGAGAATCTTCCCACTGACTGTCGGCGTGTCTTCAAGATGAGCCGTATGGAAGGAAAGAAGAATGGCGATATTGCCAATGAGCTCAGCCTCTCGGTCAATACGGTGAAGTATCACATGAAGAATGCTTTGAGGCTTTTGCAGCGGGAGTTAGGGTAA